One window of the Flavobacteriaceae bacterium YJPT1-3 genome contains the following:
- a CDS encoding TetR/AcrR family transcriptional regulator — MDLLPVTITMDERLYAKNPESSDLGRRIVSESIVMIDELGFEGFTFKKLGNRIGSNESSIYRYFKSKHQLLLYLICWYWSWLEYRVVFSTNSLPTPEQQLKQALHILTQQIDQDQDFSYIDEALLSKIIVAEGAKAYHTKAVDRENEKGFFKVYKRLVHRLSSMVLAIQPDYPYPHMLISTAIEGAHQQRYFAQHLPALTDVAPHQDNIQLFYTDLVLNAIQ; from the coding sequence ATGGATTTGTTACCCGTCACCATCACTATGGACGAACGTCTGTATGCGAAAAACCCTGAATCTTCTGATTTAGGTCGGCGGATTGTGTCGGAAAGCATTGTGATGATCGATGAACTGGGATTCGAAGGATTCACCTTTAAAAAGTTGGGGAATCGTATTGGCTCCAACGAAAGTTCCATTTATCGGTATTTTAAGAGCAAGCATCAATTGTTGCTTTATTTAATTTGTTGGTATTGGAGCTGGCTGGAATATCGCGTGGTCTTCTCTACCAACAGTCTCCCAACTCCCGAACAACAACTCAAACAAGCCCTTCATATCCTGACCCAGCAAATTGATCAGGACCAGGATTTTTCCTATATCGATGAAGCGCTTTTGAGTAAAATTATCGTGGCAGAAGGAGCCAAAGCCTACCACACCAAGGCAGTAGATCGGGAAAATGAGAAAGGATTCTTTAAGGTATACAAACGATTGGTGCATCGCTTGAGCAGCATGGTGCTCGCCATTCAACCGGACTACCCCTATCCACATATGCTGATCAGTACGGCCATTGAGGGTGCGCACCAACAACGTTATTTCGCTCAGCATTTACCTGCTCTTACTGATGTAGCACCCCATCAGGATAACATTCAATTGTTTTACACCGACTTAGTTCTTAACGCCATCCAATGA
- a CDS encoding AI-2E family transporter, protein MRSGIRLLLLTLAITTGLYFFFNAIVKAEAFLAPLVTAIILSLALLPLTRYLEQRMKPLWSALLSTLVVFLISGGLVALVSIQVDAFIDDWDSIQRTMEPKVEQFKGFLIGNTPLTQEDLNLEQSARELVSGSLAPYKRSGNVALSLFGFVGSFLLCCIYVFFCLRYRSKFKRFLLEVFSNKDREKLLKTIDDSAMMAPKYIQGKLILMGLLAVLYSIGLGISGVNNFILVSLIAAALTLIPYIGNIIGFSLALALGYLTSGDLSVLIGIILTFTITQFVESYVLQPYVVGDQVDLHPLVVILVVIIGNLTWGVIGMVIAIPLTAVFVVFLLHVPVFREVGILLSNHSFDSKA, encoded by the coding sequence ATGCGAAGCGGAATTCGTCTCTTACTTCTCACACTGGCCATCACCACCGGACTTTATTTTTTCTTTAATGCGATCGTCAAGGCAGAGGCCTTTTTGGCGCCATTAGTGACAGCGATAATCCTTAGTTTAGCGCTTTTGCCGCTGACCCGATATTTGGAGCAGCGCATGAAGCCTTTGTGGTCAGCCCTGCTTTCTACCCTGGTCGTATTTCTGATCTCTGGCGGTTTAGTGGCTTTGGTATCCATACAAGTGGATGCTTTTATTGATGACTGGGACAGTATCCAACGCACCATGGAGCCCAAGGTAGAACAATTCAAAGGGTTCCTGATCGGCAATACCCCGCTGACCCAGGAAGACCTTAACTTAGAGCAATCTGCTCGAGAATTGGTGTCCGGCAGCCTGGCTCCTTACAAAAGATCCGGAAACGTGGCCTTAAGTCTTTTTGGATTTGTAGGCAGTTTTTTACTTTGCTGCATCTATGTGTTTTTCTGTTTGCGCTACCGAAGTAAATTCAAGCGCTTTTTACTGGAGGTATTTTCCAATAAGGATCGTGAAAAGCTTCTTAAAACCATTGATGACTCGGCCATGATGGCGCCTAAGTACATACAGGGCAAGTTGATCCTCATGGGCCTATTGGCGGTGCTTTACTCCATCGGACTCGGAATTTCAGGGGTCAATAATTTTATTTTAGTTTCCCTGATCGCTGCCGCCTTAACACTCATTCCTTACATCGGCAACATCATCGGATTCTCTTTGGCATTAGCCTTGGGCTACCTGACCAGTGGCGATCTGTCGGTCTTGATCGGTATCATTTTGACCTTTACCATTACCCAGTTTGTCGAAAGTTACGTGCTGCAACCCTATGTGGTAGGCGATCAGGTAGATTTACACCCTCTGGTAGTTATTCTCGTGGTCATCATCGGGAATCTCACCTGGGGCGTCATCGGCATGGTGATCGCTATTCCCCTGACTGCTGTTTTTGTCGTCTTCTTGCTCCATGTTCCCGTTTTTAGGGAGGTAGGCATATTACTGAGTAATCATTCCTTTGACAGCAAAGCATAG
- a CDS encoding GMC family oxidoreductase produces the protein MQIIEEGTYYDAIIVGSGAGGGMATKQLADAGLKVAVVEAGPFFDPADPAQATQMKWPYTSPRRGANTQRAFGEFDACYGGWQIEGEPYTQKDDTQFDWFRARMLGGRTNHWGRISLRFGPKDFKHKDVDGLGDNWPIGYEDVKPYYDKVDQLLGVFGSKENLPNEPDGFFLPPPKPRLHELFYIKGARKSNIPVIPSRMSMLTKRINNERGVCFYCGQCNRACQVYADFSSGTCLIFPAQKSRGQVDLFTNAMVREITTNEEGEATGVSYINKEDRKEYKLRGKTVVLAASACSSARILLNSKSAQHPNGLGNSSNMVGKYLHDSTGASRSAFIPDLMNRKLYNEDGVGGMHVYTPWWLDNKNLDFPRGYHIEVWGGIGMPSYGFGFNPNDFNRFFNQSVGGYGNSLRTDVKKYYGSVLGFGGRGESVAMESNYCEIDPTVVDEFGIPVLRFHYQWSDFERKQARHMHETFEEIIHNIGGEMLQDRPTEDQNYGLLNPGAIIHEVGTTRMGNDPKRSVVNSNQQLHEVKNVFIVDGGPFVSQADKNPTWTILALSWRTSDYIIEQLKQQNI, from the coding sequence ATGCAAATTATCGAAGAAGGTACCTACTACGATGCGATCATCGTAGGTTCAGGTGCGGGTGGCGGGATGGCCACCAAACAACTGGCCGATGCCGGTCTTAAAGTTGCCGTAGTAGAAGCCGGACCCTTTTTTGATCCGGCTGATCCGGCTCAGGCCACGCAAATGAAATGGCCATACACCTCTCCTCGAAGAGGGGCCAATACACAAAGAGCTTTTGGTGAATTTGATGCCTGCTACGGGGGCTGGCAGATTGAAGGAGAGCCGTATACTCAAAAAGACGATACCCAATTTGATTGGTTTAGAGCGCGTATGTTGGGCGGGCGGACCAACCATTGGGGGCGAATTTCCTTGCGTTTTGGTCCTAAAGATTTTAAACACAAAGATGTGGATGGCTTAGGAGATAACTGGCCCATCGGCTATGAGGATGTCAAACCCTATTATGATAAAGTGGATCAGCTTCTAGGAGTGTTCGGTTCCAAAGAAAACCTTCCCAATGAACCCGATGGCTTCTTCTTGCCCCCTCCCAAGCCCCGTTTACACGAATTATTCTACATCAAAGGTGCCCGGAAATCGAATATTCCCGTCATTCCCTCACGCATGTCCATGCTGACCAAAAGAATCAATAATGAACGCGGTGTTTGTTTTTACTGCGGGCAATGCAACCGCGCCTGTCAGGTCTATGCTGATTTTTCTTCGGGTACCTGCTTGATTTTTCCCGCACAAAAGAGTAGGGGGCAGGTAGACCTGTTTACCAACGCCATGGTGCGTGAGATCACGACCAATGAAGAGGGGGAGGCTACCGGAGTGTCGTACATCAATAAGGAAGATCGTAAAGAATACAAACTCAGAGGCAAGACTGTTGTTTTGGCTGCTTCTGCCTGCAGTAGCGCCCGAATTCTCCTCAATTCTAAAAGTGCGCAGCACCCTAACGGACTCGGTAACAGCAGCAATATGGTGGGGAAATACCTGCATGATTCTACCGGAGCCTCCCGCTCTGCTTTTATTCCTGATTTGATGAACCGAAAATTATACAATGAAGACGGTGTGGGCGGTATGCATGTTTATACACCGTGGTGGCTCGACAACAAGAATCTCGACTTCCCGAGAGGCTATCACATTGAGGTTTGGGGAGGTATCGGGATGCCCTCCTATGGTTTTGGTTTCAATCCGAATGATTTCAATCGGTTTTTTAACCAATCGGTAGGGGGCTATGGCAATAGCCTGCGCACGGATGTCAAGAAATACTACGGTTCTGTCCTTGGATTTGGAGGACGAGGAGAAAGCGTGGCCATGGAAAGCAACTATTGTGAGATCGATCCCACGGTGGTTGATGAATTTGGAATTCCTGTCTTGCGGTTTCATTATCAATGGAGCGACTTCGAGCGCAAACAGGCGAGGCATATGCATGAAACTTTTGAAGAGATCATCCATAACATAGGTGGGGAAATGCTGCAAGACCGGCCTACCGAAGATCAGAATTACGGTTTGCTGAACCCGGGTGCCATCATTCACGAAGTGGGGACTACCCGCATGGGCAATGACCCTAAACGCTCTGTGGTCAACAGCAATCAGCAGCTGCACGAAGTGAAGAATGTTTTTATCGTAGACGGCGGGCCCTTTGTGTCCCAGGCCGATAAAAATCCCACCTGGACCATTTTGGCCCTGTCGTGGCGAACTTCAGACTACATTATCGAACAACTCAAACAACAAAACATCTAA
- a CDS encoding gluconate 2-dehydrogenase subunit 3 family protein — translation MDRRNSIKALVLGTVAGGLALHGCKPEGEEAAVEAINIPENELFGRTPEEQEQIAELQAEQFFNDHELETLTVLSDLILPASDTAGSASEAGVPDFIEFMAKDYPPFQLKLRGGLMWLDHTSNTVFGAEFKSLTEAQQKEILDEIAFPDPKIPGNQQPPAVQFFSLVRNLTMTGYYTSKIGIEDLGYKGNQPNVWDGVPQEVLDQHGVAYEPEWLSKCIDQNTRGEIARWDADGNLLS, via the coding sequence ATGGACAGAAGGAATAGTATCAAAGCGTTGGTCCTGGGGACGGTTGCCGGTGGCCTGGCCTTACACGGCTGCAAACCGGAAGGGGAAGAGGCCGCGGTAGAAGCGATCAATATTCCTGAAAATGAACTTTTTGGGCGTACTCCCGAAGAACAGGAACAGATCGCCGAATTACAAGCCGAACAGTTCTTCAATGATCACGAACTGGAGACCTTAACGGTCTTGAGTGATCTTATTCTTCCTGCTTCTGATACCGCAGGAAGCGCCTCAGAGGCAGGAGTACCCGATTTTATCGAATTTATGGCTAAGGATTACCCGCCTTTTCAATTGAAGCTGCGTGGCGGACTCATGTGGCTGGATCATACCAGCAATACGGTATTTGGCGCTGAGTTCAAATCGTTGACCGAAGCACAGCAAAAAGAGATTTTAGACGAGATCGCCTTTCCCGATCCGAAGATTCCCGGCAATCAGCAGCCGCCGGCCGTTCAGTTCTTTTCCTTGGTGCGTAACCTGACCATGACCGGCTACTACACCTCTAAAATAGGCATAGAAGACCTGGGCTATAAGGGCAATCAGCCCAATGTTTGGGATGGGGTACCTCAGGAGGTATTGGATCAGCACGGAGTGGCCTATGAACCGGAATGGTTATCCAAATGTATCGATCAAAATACACGTGGAGAAATTGCCCGATGGGATGCAGATGGGAATTTGTTGAGTTAA
- a CDS encoding AAA family ATPase, with the protein MIEKLELKNFKRWKNKSFGLKVEGVTVIAGGNNSGKSSLLHAFAVWEFCKTYILFEKGKKALYTGYNGQGVGINYNDFSPVNIPNLKYLWTNLKPSGGYNLKIKLHWSHDGQPKFLEFGLALANERLFIKSTKSNVEENTVLPNIAYLPPFAGITENEAYFSPADRRKMIGRGLAGAILRNTIIDMHKEYQRKRDEAKGDRAKIPTNALRLIKETDPFFVLNKVLNESFGNWLYAENFNPVYHSYIKIQTAKGNFDGSVFKKFNGYSKRDIMVEGSGFLQWLSVFTFALDPHINVLLLDEPDAHLHSSLQSNLINKLEEICDRNQKQIMVASHSTEIISNIQANAVLEINKKKQKYLTDDRQKINLISGLGSEYSPLINNLQKSKKLLFVENKSDSNILENICNQLGKEWPKDLVIWPMSAGHDSRKQLYLSLKDEIKGLRAISLIDRDREEINTTNRVLRDKNIKDFEQNEVTFLRYRKWRRRHIESYLICPSAIARISKCKEEEIRKLIQEKHSIVIPDNYTQSDHSPALDPIFHCDGKEIIETITNEFGVNKFDISKTLLHPEICIDLKTFVEEIITTFTD; encoded by the coding sequence ATGATAGAAAAATTAGAACTCAAAAACTTTAAAAGATGGAAAAACAAGTCGTTCGGATTGAAAGTAGAAGGTGTTACGGTTATTGCAGGAGGAAATAATTCTGGAAAATCTAGTTTACTTCACGCATTTGCAGTTTGGGAATTTTGTAAAACTTATATACTATTTGAAAAAGGGAAAAAAGCTCTTTACACTGGATATAATGGACAAGGAGTTGGAATAAACTACAACGACTTTTCACCCGTAAACATCCCAAATTTAAAGTATCTATGGACGAATTTGAAGCCTTCGGGTGGTTACAATTTAAAGATAAAGCTTCATTGGAGCCATGATGGTCAGCCTAAATTCTTAGAGTTCGGCTTAGCTCTTGCTAATGAACGACTATTCATAAAATCAACTAAATCTAACGTAGAGGAAAACACGGTTTTGCCAAATATAGCTTACTTGCCTCCTTTTGCAGGTATTACTGAAAATGAAGCATATTTTTCGCCTGCAGATCGCAGAAAAATGATTGGACGGGGATTAGCCGGAGCTATTCTACGCAACACAATTATTGATATGCATAAAGAATATCAAAGGAAAAGAGATGAGGCCAAAGGCGATCGCGCTAAAATACCGACAAACGCACTCAGACTTATAAAGGAAACTGATCCTTTTTTTGTTTTGAATAAAGTATTGAATGAAAGTTTTGGGAATTGGCTCTATGCGGAAAATTTCAATCCAGTATATCATAGTTATATCAAAATTCAAACAGCAAAAGGTAATTTCGATGGTAGCGTTTTTAAAAAATTTAACGGCTACAGTAAGAGAGACATAATGGTTGAGGGCAGTGGATTTTTGCAATGGCTGAGTGTTTTTACATTCGCTCTTGATCCCCACATAAACGTCTTACTTTTAGATGAGCCCGATGCTCATCTTCACAGTAGCCTTCAAAGTAATCTTATAAATAAACTTGAAGAAATTTGTGATCGAAATCAAAAACAGATTATGGTAGCTAGTCATTCAACCGAAATTATATCTAATATTCAGGCAAACGCTGTTTTAGAAATAAACAAAAAAAAGCAGAAATATCTAACAGATGACAGACAAAAGATAAATTTAATTTCAGGTTTAGGCAGTGAATATTCTCCGCTAATTAATAATCTTCAAAAGAGCAAAAAGCTACTTTTTGTGGAGAATAAAAGCGACTCAAACATTCTAGAGAATATTTGTAATCAGCTCGGAAAGGAATGGCCCAAGGATTTAGTGATTTGGCCAATGTCTGCAGGTCATGATTCAAGAAAACAATTGTATCTGTCTCTGAAAGATGAAATTAAGGGTTTAAGGGCAATAAGCTTGATTGATCGTGATAGAGAAGAAATAAATACAACGAACAGAGTCTTACGCGATAAAAACATAAAAGATTTTGAACAAAACGAAGTGACCTTTTTAAGATATCGAAAGTGGCGAAGAAGACATATTGAAAGTTATTTAATATGCCCATCAGCAATTGCCAGAATATCAAAATGTAAGGAAGAAGAAATTCGTAAACTTATTCAAGAAAAGCATTCGATTGTGATACCCGATAATTATACGCAATCTGATCATTCGCCTGCTTTAGACCCTATTTTCCATTGTGATGGAAAAGAAATTATAGAAACAATAACTAATGAATTTGGGGTAAACAAATTTGATATATCTAAAACACTGCTCCACCCTGAAATTTGCATTGATTTGAAAACCTTCGTAGAAGAAATCATTACAACCTTTACGGATTAG
- a CDS encoding GntP family permease gives MGIDLLYIGLMVVWIIVGTSYLRWHPFFVLLISAFALAFLLGIPTLEIPGVISVGFGKMFQSIGLLILFGAWIGVSLEATQATTTIAKGILKKLTLLPLPFVVGALGYLVSIPVFCDAAFVILAPLSRKLSLGNISKRNALTVALSTGLFSAHVLVPPTPGPLAAASNLELDNLYLLLLAGGLFALVLMLIGSGYAYFLARRSDTDRAEDLAQLQAYVQEEEDLPAFGMAIGPLALPIVLMALAAVFPLFFPAMEDTFLRGLIGFAGDPTIALLLGTLLAFRLVWLRKEQVQLVIEKGIQQAAPILLITAMGGALGTVIQYANLTEGIDLAYFKDSWGLAIPFVLAAILKSAQGSSTVAIITVSSIMLPLLPALGLDSETGKVWVILAIGAGAVTVSHANDSYFWIVSQLGEMSVKQAYRNHTFATLLQGVLGFALLWVAFVIVSS, from the coding sequence ATGGGGATTGATCTGCTCTACATCGGGCTCATGGTCGTTTGGATCATCGTGGGAACCAGCTACCTGCGCTGGCATCCCTTCTTTGTCTTGCTGATCAGTGCGTTTGCGCTGGCTTTCCTACTGGGAATCCCTACCCTCGAAATTCCGGGAGTGATCAGTGTAGGCTTCGGCAAGATGTTTCAAAGTATAGGCTTGTTGATCCTTTTTGGCGCCTGGATAGGAGTCTCCCTGGAAGCCACTCAGGCCACCACCACCATCGCCAAGGGAATCCTTAAAAAACTGACCTTGCTCCCACTGCCCTTTGTCGTTGGAGCTTTGGGGTATCTGGTTTCTATCCCGGTATTCTGTGATGCCGCCTTCGTTATTCTTGCCCCGCTTTCGCGAAAGCTTTCTTTAGGTAATATCAGTAAGCGTAATGCTTTAACCGTAGCCTTGTCAACCGGACTCTTCTCGGCCCATGTATTGGTGCCACCTACGCCGGGACCCCTGGCCGCGGCCTCTAATCTGGAGTTGGATAACTTGTATTTACTGCTGCTGGCGGGCGGACTCTTTGCGCTGGTGCTCATGTTGATCGGTTCGGGATACGCTTACTTTCTGGCGAGACGGAGCGATACCGACCGTGCCGAAGATTTGGCACAACTGCAAGCTTATGTGCAGGAAGAAGAAGACCTACCGGCCTTTGGCATGGCCATAGGTCCTTTAGCTTTACCCATAGTATTGATGGCGCTGGCTGCGGTCTTTCCGCTCTTTTTTCCGGCCATGGAGGACACATTTTTAAGGGGGCTTATTGGCTTTGCCGGAGATCCCACCATTGCTTTGCTACTGGGAACTTTACTGGCTTTTCGGCTGGTCTGGCTGCGAAAAGAGCAAGTACAATTGGTCATCGAAAAAGGCATTCAGCAAGCCGCTCCCATCTTATTGATCACGGCCATGGGTGGCGCCCTGGGCACCGTGATCCAGTATGCGAATCTGACTGAGGGAATTGATCTTGCCTATTTTAAAGACAGTTGGGGATTGGCCATACCCTTCGTACTGGCCGCCATTTTAAAGTCGGCTCAAGGTTCTTCTACGGTCGCGATCATTACGGTATCTTCCATCATGCTACCCTTGCTTCCTGCACTCGGCCTCGACTCAGAAACCGGCAAGGTTTGGGTGATCCTGGCCATTGGAGCCGGGGCGGTCACCGTCTCCCACGCCAATGATTCTTACTTTTGGATCGTCAGTCAGCTGGGAGAGATGAGTGTTAAACAAGCCTACCGGAATCACACTTTTGCGACCCTGCTGCAGGGGGTGCTTGGGTTTGCATTGTTGTGGGTGGCGTTTGTTATCGTCTCCTCATGA
- a CDS encoding glycerate kinase, which translates to MNILIAPDSYKESLTATEVAQAMATGIRALAPDANLTLLPFSDGGEGAFEVLLALNLGQLSFTDTVDPLGRPLRAPYFLFNDQQTAWIELSQASGLALLQPAEQNPIHTSTFGTGLQIKHALERGCRKIILGIGGSATHDVATGIFTALGGKLQNTQTDSLPACGKNLGAVQQFDRRQMHTAIPETQFIVACDVSNVLLGATGAAHTYARQKGASPRDIHQLELGTAHLASLLATQAHQDITDLPGGGAAGGTAAGMAALFNATLEPGFNLLSAYAALPEKIAQADLILTGEGRTDEQSQYGKVPFKIAALAKKANKTTLIYSGGVSVSPDLLERAGIAQAFAIKTEAMTLDYAKTHARELLIQTIKNTLKHWLNGD; encoded by the coding sequence GTGAACATTCTCATCGCTCCGGATTCGTACAAAGAAAGTCTTACCGCCACGGAGGTCGCTCAAGCTATGGCTACGGGAATTAGAGCCTTAGCTCCGGACGCCAATTTAACCCTACTCCCCTTTTCTGATGGTGGGGAAGGCGCTTTTGAAGTCCTACTGGCACTGAACTTAGGCCAACTGAGCTTCACCGATACCGTGGATCCCCTGGGTCGACCACTTCGTGCGCCCTACTTCTTATTTAACGATCAACAGACGGCTTGGATCGAATTGTCACAAGCAAGCGGACTCGCACTCTTGCAGCCTGCAGAGCAAAATCCCATTCATACCTCCACGTTTGGAACCGGCTTGCAGATCAAGCACGCACTGGAACGAGGTTGTCGCAAGATCATTCTGGGGATTGGTGGCAGTGCCACCCACGACGTGGCCACTGGAATTTTCACGGCGCTTGGTGGAAAACTTCAAAACACACAGACCGATTCCCTTCCGGCGTGCGGGAAAAATTTAGGTGCCGTCCAACAGTTCGATCGTAGGCAAATGCACACCGCTATTCCCGAAACTCAATTTATAGTTGCCTGTGATGTGTCGAATGTGCTGTTGGGTGCTACCGGAGCCGCACATACCTACGCCAGGCAAAAAGGAGCGTCTCCAAGGGACATTCACCAACTCGAACTGGGAACAGCCCACTTGGCTTCGCTACTGGCGACTCAAGCACACCAAGATATAACAGATCTGCCCGGTGGAGGCGCTGCAGGCGGCACGGCCGCAGGAATGGCAGCCTTGTTCAATGCTACTTTAGAACCCGGATTTAATCTGCTGAGCGCCTATGCGGCATTACCGGAAAAGATCGCCCAAGCCGATCTGATCCTGACCGGAGAGGGGCGCACTGACGAACAAAGTCAGTACGGAAAAGTACCTTTTAAAATTGCCGCACTGGCCAAGAAAGCGAATAAAACGACCTTGATCTATTCCGGGGGAGTATCGGTTTCCCCAGACCTGCTCGAACGGGCTGGGATAGCACAAGCTTTTGCAATCAAAACGGAGGCCATGACCTTGGATTATGCAAAGACCCATGCCCGGGAGTTGCTTATCCAAACCATCAAAAACACCCTAAAACACTGGTTAAATGGGGATTGA